The DNA region GCTTTGGATTTCTTCTTGAATAAGGTCATAAATAGTTGCATCCTTTGAGGTTAATTCCATTAATTTCTCTTCATATTTATTCATATTTATTCTCCAAATCATCTAGTTTTTGATTGTATCTTTTAATATTCCATTCATCCCATAGGTAACTGATAGCATAAAACACAATAATACTGATAATAAATTCCATGGATAGTGTAACAAAAATGTTTGTCATTACACTCCATTGCGGGAACAAAAGAAGATTCTGCCAATCCTTTTCAATGAGGAACGTACCAATGATTGTGAGAATCAGAAACACAGTTGCTAAACCAAGTGAATCCCAAAAGTAATATCTTTTCCTTCTTTTCTTAGACTGGTCATCAGAGCCTGTCGGTATTTGTTCTCCTGTTACCATTTTTGGTATCATCAGGCTTTCATCTTTACGTGCAAACCATCCAATTGATGCAGGAATCATTACAATTAGGATGATTTCCCAGGTGCTATTTGTAATATCCTTAGTACTGACATACTTCCAAATACCCGAAACAAGTAGGTACAGATACACAAGGCCTAGCGTTATTGCCATTCCCCTAGCAATAAACTTTTGACTTCTTTCATCCATTTCTATTCCTCCTCTACATATTCAAAAAGTTCTTCAATGGTAACGTTAAAAATTTTGGAAATGTCCCATGCTAATTTAAGCGACGGACTATAATTTCCACGTTCTAGGTGTCCAATTGTTTCTCTTCTGACACCCACTAAACCAGCTAAAGTTTCCTGATTCATATTGTGTTTAGCCCGATATTCTCTTAGTTTAGTTTTTAGCACATGTAACCACCTTCCTTTTAAAAATGTTATGTATTTCGCTCTTTATGTTATAAATATATCTCGTTAATTTGAAGATGTCAAGAGTTCTGGCATTTTTATCAAAACTACAATTGGATGGGCATTCACTTTTTTAATTCAGAAGAGTGATGAACAACAAAACCCAGTCAGATGGGAATGGAAATGTCGTTCAAAAGGGTGATGTACAACAAAAACAGGTCGGAGGGAAGTGGAAAAGTCGTTCAAAAGGGTGATGAACGACAAAACCGAGTCAGGCGGAAGCGGATATGTTGTTCATAAGAGTGATGAACGACAAAACCCTATCAAAGGGAAGTGGAAATGTCGTTCATAAGAATGATAAAAGACGATGTGGAAAAAATTTATAGAAAACTCAAAGATAAAGAAACCAAAAGTAGTGTTCAGGTTTTTTGCTACCAGACATTGCCGAATATGATGGGGGAAAATGGAAAATACTATAATACATAATAATTTTATCGGGATGGGAGTACTGAAACATGCTGATAGAGCGTTTGATCCTGATAGCAATGTGGCCGATCGGCATTGTTGCCTTTATTCTGTTTATTCCACTTAAAGACCGACGTAACGGTTTATTGGCATTATTAATGTTTCAAGCAATCATTTGGCTTTGTGATATGTTTGCTTTTAAATATGGCTTGCTAAGTGCTCCAGTACGGGAGTTGCCAAAAGCGACAGATCTCCCCCTTACCATCAATTATTTTTTTTATCCTGTTTTATTTTCCATCTTTTACGTCCGAAAGAAGGCAAATAGCAGTCTATTGCCCAGAATCACTTACTTTTTAATATGGATATCTGCGGGCACGTTATTTGACATTGTTATCGAGAGAAATACTGATTTGTTAAACTATGAAAAATCGCCCTGGTATGGAATGTGGATTTACATTGGGTTTCTCTTTTTCGTAACTCAAGTTTGCTGTAATTGGTTCTTTAAAGACAAAGCCTTGTTTCAAGCGGAACGGTGGAAGACGAATGAGAATTGAATGGTGGATCTTGATATCTGTTTACGCATTGGCAACAGGCATTCTTTTGTTCAT from Neobacillus sp. FSL H8-0543 includes:
- a CDS encoding helix-turn-helix transcriptional regulator, with amino-acid sequence MLKTKLREYRAKHNMNQETLAGLVGVRRETIGHLERGNYSPSLKLAWDISKIFNVTIEELFEYVEEE
- a CDS encoding CBO0543 family protein; protein product: MLIERLILIAMWPIGIVAFILFIPLKDRRNGLLALLMFQAIIWLCDMFAFKYGLLSAPVRELPKATDLPLTINYFFYPVLFSIFYVRKKANSSLLPRITYFLIWISAGTLFDIVIERNTDLLNYEKSPWYGMWIYIGFLFFVTQVCCNWFFKDKALFQAERWKTNEN